AAATAATATTTGACAAATTAAACTGATTAATATAGATTTATACATAGATTTGAAAGGAATGAGAGGAATGATAGTTTTGAGGAATTTAAGTTTCATTAATTCAACCCTAAAAAAGGGGATAAGAAAAAATGAAAAGGAGGAAAGAAAGTTCAATGGCAGGAAGTGGAACAGATATTCTTACATTAAAAGAAGTAGCAGAATATATGAGAGTGAATACAGCGACGATTTATCGGCTTGTCCGCACAGGAAAAATTCCAGCATTCAGAGTTGGAAACAGATGGCGTTTCAGGAAGACATCTATTGATGAATGGCTGAACTCTAGTGAAAGTAAAATAGAAGATTATTAAATCACAATCGTTAACTCTAATTAAGAAAGGGAGTAGAATGGCACAGGGTAAAACAGATATTTTGACATTGAAGGAAGTAGCAAGCTATATGAGAGTGAATACAGCGACGATTTATCGGCTTGTCCGCACAGGAAAAATTCCGGCATTCAGAGTTGGAAACAGATGGCGTTTCAGAAGAAGCTCAATTGACGAATGGCTGAATTCAAGAGAAGGTAATTTAGAAGAATATTGATTCAGCTTTTAGAATATATAGCTGAAAGGGAAATAGAATTATCTATTTCCCTTTTTTTTACTAAAAACATTAAAATTTAACCTTTGGTGTTTCTTTTGCTTCTGATTTTATCTCATAATATGGTGCATTCTTGATACCGGCAATCCTAGCAAAAATTACCCCCGGAATTTTTCTGATGTATGTATTGAGCTCTTTGACAGATTCATTGTAACGCATTCTAGCTACTGAAATTCTGTTCTCTGTGCCTGCCAATTCATCCTGTAATCGAATAAAATTCTGATTTGATTTGAGCTCAGGATATCTCTCAACGACTAAGAGAAGGCGTGAAAGCGCGCCAGATAATGCATTGTTTGCAGAAATTTTTTCATCAATCGTAGCTGCTCTTCCTACTTGAGAGCGAGCTTTTGCAACTTCTACAAATATCTCCTTTTCCTGCTTTGCATATCCTTTGACAGTTTCAACAAGATTTGGAATCAGGTCATAACGTCTTTGAAGCTGATTATCTACTTCAGCCCAAGATTTTTTCACATTTTCATCAAGGGCAATTACTTTATTGATTCCAGAAATAAAAAATTGAACGACAGCTATTGCCAAAACCAAAATTACGGCAACCGTTATTAAAATATACTTTGTCGTTTTATTCATAATTTAAATCATTCCTCCTTTCAGTGATTATTGGAGCTATTCACCATGAACGGCCTGCACCGCCTCCACCACTCAATCCTCCACCGAATCCCCCAAAACCTCCCAATCCACCGCCAAAACTTCCGAATCCTCCAAAACCTCCCATACGATATCTACCATATCTATATCTTCTTCCAAATAAAAAGAAAGGCAAAAAACCGGTCCTTGAAAATATAAAGAAAAACAATATTATCAGTCCTATCAAATTTCTTATATTACTGCTTTTTCTGTAATTCTTTCTTTCCCTTAGCGATACAATTTCCTTTAGATTGATGTTTTTCTTTTCTGCTATTTTTGAAACTATCCCAGCAAAAGCGGTAATTGCGCCATTATTATAATCAGATTTTGCAAAATAAGGAATAACATTATCAAGAATTTCTCCACAATATCCGTCTGTGAGGATTTCTTCCAATCCATAACCAACTTCAATCCTTGTCTTTCTGTCCTTTACAGCGGTGATAAACAGCACTCCATTATCCTGCCCTTTCTTACCTATACCCCATTTTTCAAAAAGCTTTACTGAATATAGAGGCATATCCAATGGTTTTGTAGTATCAAGAAAAACAACCGCTATTTCAATCCCTGTTTTCTCATTCAAAACCCTACAAACCCTCTCCATCTCCCTTTCCACATCGGCACTCAGCACATTGGCATAATCATTGACGAATCCCTGCGGAGAAGGAAAAGTAATCTCGCTTTGTGCAAAGACAA
This Candidatus Schekmanbacteria bacterium DNA region includes the following protein-coding sequences:
- a CDS encoding DNA-binding protein — protein: MAGSGTDILTLKEVAEYMRVNTATIYRLVRTGKIPAFRVGNRWRFRKTSIDEWLNSSESKIEDY
- a CDS encoding LemA family protein, which gives rise to MNKTTKYILITVAVILVLAIAVVQFFISGINKVIALDENVKKSWAEVDNQLQRRYDLIPNLVETVKGYAKQEKEIFVEVAKARSQVGRAATIDEKISANNALSGALSRLLLVVERYPELKSNQNFIRLQDELAGTENRISVARMRYNESVKELNTYIRKIPGVIFARIAGIKNAPYYEIKSEAKETPKVKF
- a CDS encoding DNA-binding protein; the protein is MAQGKTDILTLKEVASYMRVNTATIYRLVRTGKIPAFRVGNRWRFRRSSIDEWLNSREGNLEEY